In a genomic window of Nostoc sp. UHCC 0870:
- a CDS encoding NHLP leader peptide family RiPP precursor: MSEQEQTLENSQENLEAKIIARAWKSEAYKQELLKNPKAVISREFDVELPAEVNVQILEETSTSLYFVLPMRPDFSAADLKDISDEELAQVAGGIAGKIELSKGIFSSVLSVAVDQFRRFTQRRKDKAK; this comes from the coding sequence ATGAGTGAACAAGAACAAACACTAGAGAATAGCCAAGAAAATCTGGAAGCAAAAATTATTGCTAGAGCTTGGAAGAGTGAGGCTTATAAACAAGAGTTACTCAAAAATCCTAAAGCAGTAATTTCACGGGAATTCGATGTGGAATTACCCGCAGAAGTGAATGTACAAATTTTAGAAGAAACTTCGACAAGTTTGTACTTTGTACTGCCTATGCGCCCAGACTTTTCAGCAGCAGATTTAAAGGATATTTCCGATGAAGAACTAGCACAAGTAGCTGGAGGTATAGCTGGTAAAATAGAGTTGTCTAAAGGAATATTTTCATCTGTCCTTAGTGTTGCTGTTGACCAGTTCAGACGATTTACCCAGCGGCGTAAAGACAAGGCTAAGTAG